The following proteins are co-located in the Leptospira weilii genome:
- a CDS encoding sugar 3,4-ketoisomerase, with protein MDEIIVKNSGYIYLKKVRDDRDGNLIILEGAKDVPFEIKRIYYINNLENSVSVRGQHAHKEIEQVIFCVSGSFTLKLDDGKAKQAILMNKDNVGVLLGKMLWHTMENFSSGCILLVVASDYYREDDYIRNYSDFIRLAGKS; from the coding sequence ATGGATGAAATTATAGTTAAGAATTCGGGTTACATATATCTAAAAAAAGTCAGAGACGATAGGGACGGGAATTTGATCATTTTGGAGGGCGCGAAAGATGTACCTTTTGAAATAAAACGAATTTATTATATTAATAATTTGGAAAATTCAGTGAGTGTAAGAGGCCAGCACGCTCATAAAGAGATTGAACAAGTGATCTTTTGTGTCAGCGGAAGCTTTACGTTGAAATTAGACGATGGAAAGGCAAAGCAGGCGATCTTAATGAATAAGGATAACGTTGGAGTTCTTTTGGGAAAGATGCTTTGGCACACTATGGAAAATTTTTCTTCCGGTTGTATCCTTCTTGTTGTCGCTTCGGATTATTATAGAGAAGACGATTATATAAGAAATTATTCGGATTTTATCCGATTGGCCGGGAAAAGTTAG
- a CDS encoding DegT/DnrJ/EryC1/StrS family aminotransferase: MIEYENLRLVNERFFEEYKIKLSETIESGWYILGKEVSNFENQFAQYNENRYCIGVGNGLDALILALKALSVEKDSEIIVPSNTYIASILAILHAGLKPILVEPDIGTYNIDSKRIEEKINSKTKGILIVHLYGKPCEMDSILRIKKKNNLFLVEDCAQSHGALYKGKKTGTFGEINGFSFYPTKNLGAIGDAGAVVTDNELYYEKIRKLRNYGSSIKYKNDLLGYNSRLDELQAIILNIKLKHLDVMNEHKRSLAKIYLENLKDDFIKPIVDEKIYDVYHIFNIRHTRRDELREYLLKNGVKTEIHYPIPPHKQVAMRGVLPYADGEFAISEEIHRTTLSLPISTFHTEDDICKVVEIMNGF, translated from the coding sequence ATGATCGAATATGAAAATTTGCGCTTAGTCAATGAGCGCTTTTTTGAAGAATATAAAATTAAACTTTCTGAAACCATAGAAAGTGGGTGGTATATATTAGGAAAAGAAGTTTCTAACTTTGAGAATCAATTCGCCCAATACAATGAAAACCGATATTGTATTGGAGTAGGAAATGGTCTGGATGCGCTTATACTCGCCTTGAAAGCGTTAAGCGTAGAAAAAGACTCCGAGATTATAGTTCCTTCGAACACTTATATAGCTTCTATTTTAGCAATTTTGCATGCAGGTCTGAAACCTATCTTAGTTGAGCCGGATATTGGGACCTATAATATCGATTCCAAGAGAATAGAGGAAAAAATTAATTCCAAAACGAAAGGGATTCTGATTGTACATTTGTATGGTAAGCCTTGCGAGATGGATTCTATTTTGAGGATTAAGAAAAAAAATAATCTATTTTTAGTAGAAGATTGTGCACAATCTCATGGCGCTTTATATAAGGGAAAGAAGACGGGAACGTTTGGAGAAATTAACGGATTCAGCTTTTATCCCACTAAAAATTTGGGAGCTATCGGAGATGCGGGTGCCGTCGTGACGGATAACGAATTATATTACGAGAAAATTAGGAAGCTGAGAAATTATGGTTCTTCGATCAAATACAAGAATGATTTGCTCGGATATAATTCTCGTTTAGATGAATTGCAAGCTATAATCTTAAATATCAAGTTGAAACATTTGGATGTAATGAACGAACATAAAAGAAGTTTAGCCAAAATTTATCTGGAAAATCTAAAAGACGATTTTATAAAACCGATAGTCGACGAAAAAATCTACGACGTATACCATATCTTTAATATTCGCCATACAAGACGTGATGAGTTACGAGAGTATCTATTGAAAAACGGAGTAAAGACCGAAATTCATTATCCGATTCCTCCTCATAAACAAGTTGCAATGAGGGGCGTACTTCCATACGCAGACGGCGAGTTTGCGATTTCGGAGGAAATTCATCGCACCACGTTAAGTCTTCCGATTTCAACTTTTCATACCGAAGATGATATTTGTAAAGTTGTGGAAATTATGAATGGATTTTGA
- a CDS encoding glycosyltransferase family 2 protein: MIEKKPKISIVTINYNDHVGLEKTVLSVSNQICLNQIEYIIIDAASKDGSLSVIQRYNDLFSFWLSEPDFGIYDGQNKGILNSKGEYILFLNSGDALANENTLSEILSFELSSDLIYGDMLIESKEGNLRLGRQPPVMTLSHLLLDTIWHPACLIKRKLFERYGLYDLNFRIAADYEFWLKVFSAGVSTKYIPVVFSQFNLQGLSSAPQNQSFLLQERKSAQSLYFDRITLFLYRDLPEVIRFLFSLGRFFLRKVLILSGTRLKV; the protein is encoded by the coding sequence ATGATTGAAAAGAAACCTAAGATTTCGATTGTCACTATTAACTATAATGACCATGTCGGTTTAGAAAAAACCGTTTTATCCGTGAGTAATCAGATATGTTTGAACCAGATTGAATATATTATAATAGATGCGGCTTCTAAAGATGGGAGTTTGAGTGTAATTCAAAGGTATAACGATCTATTTTCATTTTGGCTCAGTGAGCCGGATTTTGGTATCTACGATGGTCAAAATAAGGGAATCTTAAATTCTAAAGGAGAATATATTCTTTTTTTAAATTCGGGCGATGCTCTTGCAAATGAGAATACACTTTCTGAGATACTTTCATTCGAGCTGAGTTCCGATTTGATTTATGGAGATATGCTTATTGAGTCCAAGGAAGGGAATCTACGTTTGGGTAGGCAGCCTCCTGTGATGACGTTAAGTCATCTTCTACTCGATACAATTTGGCATCCAGCGTGCTTAATAAAAAGAAAGTTGTTTGAGCGATACGGGTTGTATGATCTTAATTTTAGAATTGCTGCAGATTACGAATTTTGGCTGAAGGTTTTTTCAGCAGGTGTTTCAACAAAATATATTCCAGTAGTATTCTCACAATTCAATTTGCAAGGGTTAAGTTCTGCACCGCAAAATCAGAGTTTTCTTCTTCAGGAAAGAAAGAGCGCACAGTCGCTTTATTTTGATCGTATAACTTTATTTTTATATAGAGATCTTCCGGAGGTAATCCGATTTTTATTTTCGTTGGGAAGATTTTTTCTAAGAAAAGTCCTTATTTTATCAGGAACTCGTTTAAAAGTTTGA
- the rfbB gene encoding dTDP-glucose 4,6-dehydratase, translating into MKKILVTGGAGFIGSNFVNLILNDTKEYQVVVLDKLTYAGNLKSLESWRKDSRFIFVKADIANKEEVFSIFQEHRFDYVAHFAAESHVDRSILGPEEFIKTNVLGTFYLLDAARLQWKESYEGKKFLHVSTDEVFGTLGDIGYFTEETPYAPNSPYSASKAGSDHIVRSYFHTYHMPVVTTNCSNNYGPYHFPEKLIPLIILNCLQGKPLPVYGDGKNIRDWLYVKDHCEALRLALFQGLPGETYNIGTRNEKKNIDIVNSICSIMDELHPSGVPHYRLIQYVKDRPGHDFRYAIDPSKIEKELGWKPKFGFESALRETVRWYLDNESWWKEILSGQYKEYYENQYEKR; encoded by the coding sequence ATGAAAAAAATTTTAGTCACAGGCGGAGCCGGTTTCATAGGTTCTAATTTTGTGAATCTCATTTTAAACGATACCAAAGAATATCAGGTAGTTGTCTTAGATAAACTGACTTATGCGGGAAATCTCAAAAGTTTGGAATCTTGGAGAAAGGATTCTCGATTTATTTTTGTAAAGGCAGACATCGCAAACAAGGAAGAGGTATTTTCGATCTTTCAAGAGCATAGATTTGATTACGTTGCACACTTTGCAGCGGAAAGTCATGTGGACCGTTCCATTTTGGGTCCGGAAGAGTTTATCAAAACGAATGTGCTGGGCACTTTTTATCTTTTGGATGCCGCTCGGTTACAATGGAAGGAATCTTATGAAGGAAAAAAATTTCTTCACGTATCGACGGACGAAGTGTTCGGGACTTTAGGAGATATTGGATACTTTACCGAAGAAACCCCTTATGCGCCTAACTCACCTTATTCGGCCTCTAAAGCTGGTTCGGATCATATCGTAAGATCTTACTTTCATACGTATCATATGCCGGTCGTGACTACAAATTGTTCTAATAACTATGGTCCCTATCATTTTCCGGAGAAATTGATTCCTTTGATAATTTTGAATTGTCTACAAGGGAAACCTCTTCCCGTTTACGGAGACGGAAAGAATATTAGAGATTGGTTATACGTTAAAGATCATTGCGAAGCGTTACGTCTTGCCTTGTTCCAAGGATTGCCGGGAGAGACTTATAACATAGGAACTAGGAATGAGAAAAAAAACATAGACATAGTGAACTCCATCTGTTCGATCATGGACGAGTTGCATCCCTCCGGAGTTCCTCATTATAGATTGATCCAATATGTCAAGGATAGACCTGGGCACGATTTTCGTTACGCTATCGATCCTTCCAAAATCGAAAAAGAGTTAGGATGGAAGCCTAAGTTCGGATTTGAATCGGCCCTTAGAGAAACGGTCCGGTGGTATTTAGACAACGAGTCTTGGTGGAAGGAAATTCTTTCCGGTCAATATAAAGAATATTATGAAAATCAGTACGAGAAACGTTAG
- the rfbC gene encoding dTDP-4-dehydrorhamnose 3,5-epimerase, with protein sequence MQFKRFPIEGPVLIEPKVFGDERGFFFETFKTSLFESENIPTHFSQDNHSRSSRGVLRGMHLQVPPYEQGKLVRVVRGKVVDVVVDVRVGSPSYRKWLSVELSEENKNIFWVPPGFAHGFLTLEDKTDFLYKVTKEYSPQNEVGIRWDDPALGIPWKTWLPDSEFTVSPRDQGTPFFVDFKSPFVY encoded by the coding sequence ATGCAATTCAAAAGATTTCCCATAGAAGGTCCCGTTTTAATTGAACCCAAGGTTTTCGGAGATGAACGAGGTTTTTTCTTTGAGACTTTTAAGACATCGTTATTCGAAAGTGAGAATATACCGACTCACTTCTCTCAAGATAACCATTCTAGATCTTCTCGTGGAGTATTGAGAGGAATGCATCTGCAAGTTCCTCCTTACGAACAGGGTAAGTTAGTGCGTGTCGTAAGAGGCAAAGTCGTCGATGTGGTAGTGGACGTTCGAGTAGGTTCTCCAAGTTACAGAAAATGGCTTTCCGTGGAATTATCCGAGGAAAATAAAAATATCTTTTGGGTTCCTCCCGGGTTTGCTCATGGATTTTTAACCTTGGAAGACAAGACCGATTTTTTATATAAGGTGACGAAGGAATATAGCCCACAAAACGAGGTGGGAATTCGTTGGGATGATCCTGCGTTAGGCATTCCTTGGAAAACATGGTTACCTGATTCTGAATTTACCGTATCTCCCAGAGATCAGGGAACTCCCTTTTTCGTTGATTTCAAAAGTCCATTCGTATATTAG
- the rfbD gene encoding dTDP-4-dehydrorhamnose reductase → MIYYTGKNGQLGWELSKRFKTEGLESIGFGREEWDLTDLSSVERILKDSPRILIHCGAYTAVDKAESDSEKAYKINSLSVKRISEECLKKKIHLIYISTDFVFDANSETVRDTIRFWKPDSTLSPKGIYGLSKAEGEGWVRNTFANSKQANIVRTSWVYSSHGNNFPKTILKLLQDPNRTELKVIEDQLGRPTWAGRLSDFIIFLIYGILKGSEYPKVLHFSNSGIASWYDFAVAIRDVSHSFSLIENLKPIFPIPTESYPTPAPRPRYSILDLDETRKIFGTVPHWKEDLTLCLKELAEISGKKV, encoded by the coding sequence ATGATTTATTATACAGGAAAAAACGGTCAATTGGGCTGGGAATTGTCCAAAAGATTCAAAACCGAAGGTTTGGAATCGATCGGATTCGGAAGGGAGGAATGGGATCTAACGGATCTTAGTTCGGTCGAACGAATTTTGAAGGATTCTCCGCGGATTTTAATCCATTGCGGAGCTTATACCGCTGTGGATAAGGCGGAATCGGATTCGGAAAAAGCTTACAAAATCAATTCCTTATCGGTAAAAAGAATTTCCGAAGAATGTCTGAAAAAAAAGATTCATTTGATTTATATATCCACGGACTTTGTCTTCGATGCAAATTCAGAAACGGTTCGAGATACGATTCGCTTTTGGAAACCGGATTCGACTCTTTCGCCGAAAGGGATTTACGGATTATCGAAAGCGGAAGGGGAAGGATGGGTCCGAAATACATTTGCAAATTCTAAGCAAGCCAATATTGTCCGTACCAGTTGGGTGTATTCCTCGCACGGAAATAATTTTCCGAAAACGATTCTGAAACTTTTGCAAGATCCAAATCGCACTGAATTAAAAGTGATCGAGGATCAGTTGGGAAGACCTACGTGGGCAGGAAGGCTTTCTGATTTTATAATATTCTTAATTTATGGAATTCTAAAGGGAAGTGAGTATCCGAAGGTTTTGCATTTTTCCAATTCCGGAATCGCGAGTTGGTACGATTTTGCGGTTGCAATTCGAGATGTCTCACATTCTTTTTCATTGATAGAAAATTTAAAACCGATTTTCCCGATTCCTACGGAAAGTTATCCTACGCCCGCTCCGAGACCTAGATACTCAATTTTAGATTTGGATGAAACTCGAAAAATTTTCGGTACTGTTCCGCATTGGAAAGAGGATTTAACTCTCTGTCTGAAAGAACTCGCCGAGATTTCCGGAAAAAAAGTATGA
- a CDS encoding glycosyltransferase: MNPLVSIVIPCYNYGRYIYQTIKSVIEQNYKNWEIIVVDDGSDDEYTIEELEKLKKIYTVIKIDRSGPAVARNVGIAAARGEFILPLDSDDMIHEDYLLEAMSAYEKKPSLGIVYCEAEFFGSIKGKWNLPEYRFPDILLDNCIFVSAVFRKSDWKDVGGFNENMKNEWEDYDFWLSLIEKGGRIYRIPRVLFYYRIGHASRSQRSLDRFLSLYMQLYENHKELYLENIHLLFKRHLEAKRLEEEFSILTKNPFVYSFIKMLITFLKYFSLLKRKFLNI, encoded by the coding sequence ATGAATCCTCTAGTTTCTATCGTGATTCCCTGTTATAATTATGGAAGATATATCTACCAAACTATCAAAAGTGTTATCGAGCAAAATTATAAGAATTGGGAAATAATTGTCGTGGACGACGGTTCTGACGACGAATATACAATCGAAGAACTTGAAAAGCTCAAAAAAATATATACCGTAATTAAGATTGATCGATCGGGTCCGGCCGTGGCCAGAAATGTGGGGATTGCCGCAGCTAGAGGAGAGTTCATACTTCCTTTGGATTCGGACGATATGATCCACGAAGATTATCTCTTGGAGGCGATGTCTGCTTACGAAAAAAAACCGTCTTTAGGAATTGTGTATTGCGAAGCGGAGTTTTTCGGATCTATAAAAGGAAAATGGAATCTTCCCGAATATCGTTTTCCGGATATACTTTTGGACAATTGTATATTCGTATCCGCAGTATTTAGAAAGTCGGATTGGAAGGACGTCGGCGGATTTAATGAAAATATGAAAAACGAATGGGAAGATTATGATTTTTGGCTTTCGCTGATTGAAAAAGGAGGGAGGATTTATAGAATCCCGAGAGTTTTATTTTATTATAGGATTGGGCATGCATCCCGTTCGCAAAGATCTCTCGACCGTTTCCTTTCGTTATATATGCAGCTATATGAAAATCATAAAGAATTATATTTGGAGAATATTCACCTTTTATTTAAGAGGCATTTAGAGGCGAAGCGACTAGAAGAGGAATTTTCAATTTTGACTAAAAATCCATTTGTTTATTCGTTTATAAAGATGCTGATAACCTTTCTAAAATATTTTTCCCTATTAAAAAGAAAATTCTTAAATATTTAA
- a CDS encoding glycosyltransferase family 2 protein: protein MKAWVRKIFYLLRQYQYYFFLYSKNKNIHKSEYSYRPLISILVPIYNTKRKYLKKMVRSVEMQTYENWELILLDDASPKSEPGNFLKEKGRTNSRIRYFRVEKNGGISVATSMALEYSVGDYIAFLDHDDKLMKDALMTVVDSLQNDDGRPEFLYSDEIFQSKISGVFSLSTKSEFSPERLISYNYICHFVVVSKNLIYRMGGIREGYDGSQDHEFALRACRHTNRIRRLPYFLYVWRLHRESFSRKKAEICEESSKKAILEYYKEKKEKVEKIVPGYYPFTYHPIRRLRLVKLISIVVLDIEAILGNGFQDIYEMIGLTPSDFHLEIFLSVGKNRTKFEIPQSVLKEFQDRVRFKILEFSDSDFSAKNINSIVSDAQGSYILFWNPCFKPKNEDWLYELLQHAQSSGIGAVCPIIFNRRNELIYSSLLLGKKGFIGVAGNGITTAEAKIWSGEFIEKNVSAISRNVFLVSRKNWDLLNGLDESFQRDYWDVDFSLRLLEKNLRIVSNPFSSFISSYTLKRSFREYDPEYKIGRSDQKLLIRKWGGSLKADRFYSPHSDLLGTDMYPRNFFHSLQYRICRRKWGLN, encoded by the coding sequence ATGAAGGCCTGGGTACGGAAAATCTTCTATTTGCTAAGGCAGTATCAATATTATTTTTTCCTTTATTCTAAGAATAAAAATATTCATAAATCAGAATACTCTTATCGACCTTTGATTAGCATACTTGTACCCATTTATAATACAAAAAGAAAGTATCTAAAGAAAATGGTTCGCTCCGTTGAGATGCAAACTTACGAAAATTGGGAATTAATTCTTCTTGATGACGCTTCTCCGAAGTCTGAACCCGGTAATTTTTTAAAAGAGAAAGGTAGGACAAATTCTAGAATTCGTTATTTTCGAGTCGAAAAAAATGGCGGGATCAGTGTCGCCACGAGTATGGCTTTGGAATACTCCGTCGGAGATTACATCGCTTTTTTAGACCACGACGATAAACTTATGAAAGACGCTCTGATGACGGTTGTAGATTCATTACAAAACGATGATGGACGACCTGAGTTCCTTTATTCTGACGAAATTTTTCAGTCAAAGATTTCCGGAGTATTTTCCTTATCTACAAAATCGGAGTTCTCGCCTGAAAGATTAATATCCTATAACTATATCTGCCATTTCGTGGTGGTTTCAAAAAACTTAATTTATCGAATGGGCGGAATTCGGGAAGGTTACGACGGAAGCCAGGATCATGAATTTGCGCTTCGTGCGTGTAGACATACAAATCGGATTAGAAGACTCCCATATTTTTTATACGTATGGCGTCTTCACAGAGAAAGTTTTTCAAGAAAAAAAGCAGAAATCTGTGAAGAAAGTTCTAAAAAAGCCATATTAGAATATTATAAAGAAAAAAAGGAAAAAGTGGAAAAAATCGTTCCAGGATATTATCCATTTACCTATCATCCAATCCGTAGGCTAAGGTTGGTCAAACTGATCTCGATTGTTGTTCTCGATATAGAAGCTATACTGGGCAATGGTTTTCAAGATATTTATGAAATGATTGGATTGACCCCTTCTGATTTTCACTTAGAAATTTTTCTAAGCGTCGGAAAAAATCGAACGAAATTCGAAATCCCCCAATCTGTTTTGAAAGAATTTCAAGATCGAGTTCGATTTAAAATACTTGAGTTTTCCGACTCGGATTTTTCCGCTAAAAATATCAATTCAATTGTTTCCGATGCACAAGGTTCTTATATTTTATTTTGGAATCCTTGCTTTAAACCGAAGAACGAGGATTGGTTGTATGAGTTGCTACAGCATGCGCAATCTTCGGGAATAGGCGCAGTTTGTCCGATTATTTTCAATCGGAGGAACGAACTCATTTATTCTTCTTTGCTTCTCGGGAAAAAAGGATTTATTGGCGTTGCGGGTAACGGAATTACGACGGCGGAAGCTAAAATTTGGTCCGGAGAATTTATCGAGAAGAACGTTTCCGCAATTTCTCGTAACGTGTTTCTGGTGTCTCGAAAGAATTGGGACTTATTAAACGGTCTTGACGAATCTTTCCAAAGAGATTATTGGGACGTGGATTTTTCTCTAAGGCTCCTTGAAAAAAACCTTAGAATCGTAAGTAATCCTTTCTCAAGTTTTATATCTTCTTATACACTTAAGAGGTCTTTTCGAGAGTATGATCCCGAATATAAAATTGGCAGATCGGATCAAAAACTACTAATCAGAAAATGGGGAGGCTCGTTGAAAGCCGACAGATTTTATTCCCCTCATAGTGACTTATTAGGAACTGATATGTATCCTAGAAATTTTTTTCATAGTTTGCAATATAGAATTTGCAGAAGAAAATGGGGCCTAAACTGA